A single genomic interval of Mycobacterium sp. DL592 harbors:
- a CDS encoding thiolase family protein, producing MREAVIVEAVRTPVGKRNGGLSGVHAADLSAIVLCELADRTGLDPSTVDDVVWGCVSQVGDQSSNIGRFSVLAAGWPESIPGTTVNRACGSSQQALDFAAQAVMSGQQDVVVAGGVEVMSRVPLGSARATGMPYGPKVLARYDDFSFNQGLSAEMIAQKWGFSRTDLDEFSARSHELAAAAQDRGAFSDQIVAVPTDGGAVTADEGIRRGTTAEKLAALKPAFTEDGVIHAGNSSQISDGAAALLVTTPEHAAAQGWTPIARYIAGAVAGADPVLMLTGPIPATQKVLAKTGLAVDDIGVFEVNEAFAPVPLAWLADTGADAARLNPLGGAIALGHPLGGSGAVLMARMLYHMRDNDIRYGLQTMCEGGGTANATIVELIN from the coding sequence ATGCGTGAAGCGGTGATCGTCGAGGCCGTGCGCACACCGGTCGGCAAACGCAACGGCGGGTTGTCCGGGGTGCACGCCGCCGACCTGTCGGCAATTGTGCTGTGCGAATTGGCCGACCGCACCGGCCTGGACCCGTCGACGGTCGATGACGTTGTGTGGGGCTGCGTGTCCCAGGTGGGCGACCAGTCGAGCAACATCGGCCGGTTCTCGGTCCTGGCCGCCGGGTGGCCGGAGTCCATCCCGGGAACGACGGTGAACCGGGCGTGCGGATCCAGCCAGCAGGCACTGGATTTCGCCGCCCAGGCGGTGATGAGCGGCCAGCAGGATGTCGTCGTCGCAGGCGGCGTCGAGGTGATGAGCCGGGTCCCGCTCGGGTCGGCGCGTGCCACCGGTATGCCGTATGGGCCCAAAGTGCTTGCTCGGTATGACGATTTCTCGTTCAACCAGGGTCTCTCGGCGGAGATGATCGCCCAGAAGTGGGGCTTCTCGCGCACCGATCTCGACGAGTTCTCGGCGCGTTCCCACGAACTTGCGGCGGCCGCCCAGGACCGGGGTGCCTTCAGCGACCAGATCGTGGCGGTCCCCACCGACGGCGGCGCCGTCACCGCCGACGAGGGAATCCGGCGGGGTACCACCGCCGAGAAACTGGCCGCGCTCAAGCCCGCCTTCACCGAGGACGGGGTGATCCACGCCGGTAACTCATCGCAGATCTCCGACGGTGCGGCGGCCTTGCTCGTCACGACCCCCGAACATGCTGCCGCGCAGGGCTGGACGCCGATCGCCCGCTATATCGCGGGTGCGGTGGCCGGCGCCGACCCGGTTCTGATGCTCACCGGCCCGATCCCCGCGACGCAGAAGGTGCTGGCCAAGACCGGCCTGGCCGTCGACGACATCGGGGTCTTCGAGGTCAACGAGGCGTTCGCGCCGGTTCCCCTGGCGTGGCTGGCCGACACCGGAGCCGACGCGGCTCGGCTCAACCCGCTGGGCGGTGCGATCGCACTGGGCCACCCGCTGGGCGGCTCCGGTGCCGTGCTGATGGCCCGCATGCTGTATCACATGCGCGACAACGACATTCGGTACGGCCTGCAGACGATGTGCGAGGGTGGCGGCACCGCGAACGCGACCATCGTCGAGCTCATCAACTGA